From the uncultured Methanomethylovorans sp. genome, the window TTTCTAAAAGAGAGGTTCGAAAAAACAACAGATATGCAGGAATACTATAACTGCATGATGTATTTAAGTCAGGATGTAGAGCCAGATACTCTTTTTGTTTTATGGAAAAATAGTCCTAATTTTAAGGCTCTAAAATCGGTTGAAAATTCTGAAATTGACGGGGTAGGTACTAACACCTTACCCCCGGAGAGGACACACATAGTGAGTCATAGCAACCAATACGAAGGGCAAATTGACTATTTGCAATGGGGTTTCTAAAATGTCCGAAAACACTCCGAAGATCCTCCCTCCTTCTGGCCTGATTACTTATGCTGATTTAGTAAAATTCTTGGGAACTTCAGATTTAACACTAGCTCAAAGTTTAAAAAAGGCCGGAGTGCCCATCCTTAAATTAGGACAGTTTAGAAGAATGTGGCTCATACGCCTTGAAGATCTGAGGGCCGGAGGATGGGGGGAAGATATTGACCTCTGACACTCCTTTTTATGATTGTCCACATTACAGGGCTTGCAAGGTCCAAAACTGTCCTTTAAGCCCATATTATGGCAATTCGCAGAAAAGCCAGCGTTGTAAACTTGAAAAGGATCACAGAAAAAGAATTGCGGCTCTATATCCTGATGTACTCAAGTACGGAGGATTGACTAAAGCGGAATACGAAAAATTGGGACACGAAGGAGATGAGCAATAATGCCAGTGGATAAAGAGGATCGGGGAGCGAATCCCGCCCCTGTTACGGTGAATCCTGTTACTATTACAGGTAAAACCGCAGATAATTTAACACTTTCGGTATTCAATAGTGCTACTATAACCGCTGGCCTTACAGTTTACATTTTTGCAGGTATTACGTTGCCACTTGGATTAAAAATAGATATCACAGGCGTTTATAGGCGCGTTCGCTTGAATAGTGTAGGTAGATGGGAACTAATCACCTGTGTACCATGTGCACTAAAAAGGGAAGGGTCTGCATGTATTGTAGTTTTCCTTGATTCCAGAGGACAGCTGAAACAGAAAAGAGTTGAGGCAAAAACGGCACTCAATAAGCGCATTTCAAAGATATTAAAAGAAGAAGGCGCAAACTGTAAGCCAGATTCCAGCGAAGGAAGCCGGATAGCAAATTATTTCATGGAACTTTATATGCAGAAGGAGGGGACGTATGAGTACTGAAATGTATGAAGCGGCCCTAAAATATACGGGCATTGGGTGGGTAGTTCATCCTGTAAGGCCAAGGGGTAAGGCTCCGATACCTACAGATTGGGCGAAAAGAACCAAACCACTAACAGTTGATGAACTAAGAAGGGCATTTGAGGCGGGGGATAACAATATAGGGGTAGTATGTGGCCCTGTAAGCGATTTAACCGTTATAGACTTCGATGATATGAATTTTTACGGGGATATTATTAAGGGCCTTGATACCAGCAATTGGCTAACATCTACCCGGGCCAAGGAAGGGGAGAAGGCAACCCGGGGCCATTTCGTCTTTAAGTATGACTCAGATTTTACCCAACGCATGGGCCGGAAATTTGGAGAAGAGGGGGCCTTATTGGGTATTGATATATTAAGTGGAAACAGAAACGGAGGAGGCAGTAATGTAGTTATTGCCCCTTCTATACACCCAAGCGGGAATAAATACAGATTCAATAGGGAATTTATAAGCAGGGGAGATATACCCGTAATTCCTCAGGAATTAAAAAAGAGGCTACTGCGATATATAGCCCTAGAGGAAGAACTTTACAAAAGCATATTATCGAGCCGGGGATGGGTTAAAGAGATCATAGCCCGGGAAGATAAAGAAAATGTCTTTCATGGGGGAGATGGAAGGCGTCTAATGTTGGCACTTACAGCCGAATTAAAGAAAAATGGCCTTACAGACGACGGAATACACTTTTTAGCCAAGGTGATTTACAGGGGAACCTATGACCAGAGCCGAACAGAGCAGGAATTAAGGTATGTGAGTCCGACTCCTTGGACTTCTGATATGTTATGTGTGGAATTTCCCGAACACTGCAACCCGGATAATACAAGAGGCAAGGCAGGAAACGAACAATCAAGGCAGGAAACGACTCCCCAAGCAGTTCAAACAATGAGGGCCGAGATGGGAAGGGTAATAATGGGGCATTGGGAGATGATAGAGGCCCTACAAGCTAAATTACCCATATACTACGATAGAACTCATAATTATTGGATGTGGAGCGAAGGAGAGGGGAAATACCAGATAATAGACGAAACCGATATACTACGAACCATTACAGAGATATTAGATGTCAAAAGTATTTATCGAAGTAGTGTTAAAAGCGAGATATTGGAGATGGTCAAGAGTACAGGAAGGGCCAGGCAATTGGAAAGACCCGGGAAGGACATAATACAGTTTAAAGATGGATGTATTGATCTCAATACCGGGGAACGTTTTAAGCCAGATCCTTCAAAACTATATTCTTCAAGGATACCACACAAAATAGGCAACAGTGAAGAAACACCCACAATAGATAGGCTATTTGGGGCCTGGGTAGGCAAGGAAAATAAGCAATTGCTGTATGAGATTTGTGCCTATTGCATGTATGACGGCTACCCTATACACCGTATATTCACACTGGTAGGAAGGGGAAGGAACGGGAAAGGACAATTTCAACACCTATTAACCGAATTCATAGGGGCAGAGAA encodes:
- a CDS encoding phage/plasmid primase, P4 family translates to MSTEMYEAALKYTGIGWVVHPVRPRGKAPIPTDWAKRTKPLTVDELRRAFEAGDNNIGVVCGPVSDLTVIDFDDMNFYGDIIKGLDTSNWLTSTRAKEGEKATRGHFVFKYDSDFTQRMGRKFGEEGALLGIDILSGNRNGGGSNVVIAPSIHPSGNKYRFNREFISRGDIPVIPQELKKRLLRYIALEEELYKSILSSRGWVKEIIAREDKENVFHGGDGRRLMLALTAELKKNGLTDDGIHFLAKVIYRGTYDQSRTEQELRYVSPTPWTSDMLCVEFPEHCNPDNTRGKAGNEQSRQETTPQAVQTMRAEMGRVIMGHWEMIEALQAKLPIYYDRTHNYWMWSEGEGKYQIIDETDILRTITEILDVKSIYRSSVKSEILEMVKSTGRARQLERPGKDIIQFKDGCIDLNTGERFKPDPSKLYSSRIPHKIGNSEETPTIDRLFGAWVGKENKQLLYEICAYCMYDGYPIHRIFTLVGRGRNGKGQFQHLLTEFIGAENTTHTGLEALMNNRFESGKLYNKKLATMGETNFNTLQNTSQLKMLSGGDMISGEFKRKDPFEFVNTAKIVISSNSLPVTMDRTDGFYRRWLIIDFNNKFPEGKDVFETVPEAEYENLALKCIRLLRELLERGSFTGEGTVEERMRKYEYRSNPVSEFIELECIKEERHYTPLWFLFDKYEEFCTKGGHRKISKKEFSKILENMGYEVQEQRKYSQFDQVKYKKSNINKDANWATVLGLGFEVGEVGEVGHFPLSPLYRELSESKPTSPTSPTTSHVLSNEVIQIAEYCDNWEKVYKKFINSQEYVNVAFEYCQGHKMNDIELVKSIIGKIRGIA